From a single Capsicum annuum cultivar UCD-10X-F1 chromosome 12, UCD10Xv1.1, whole genome shotgun sequence genomic region:
- the LOC107851253 gene encoding patellin-1: MGACATKPKDLKGEAPEDAPENVPAAEVAASTKEAGEVISKDVVVVAEEEVKKEIQEGGGADDDDADRRRSLSNLFKENEEGKGSEQVKEEASQITQDSTPSEAKAEEAEKVVDAPVTSGIEKALKVASITAESPRVETSEEKKVEKVKSETKTLAEEKVEEVKLAVETPAEKKVEEVKPAVETLAEKKTEEAPAATHAPKPGAPLETEAEEKPAASKVTVTEENKSS, from the exons ATGGGCGCTTGTGCAACAAAGCCAAAGGATTTGAAAGGAGAGGCGCCGGAAGACGCACCGGAAAATGTTCCGGCGGCGGAAGTGGCTGCTTCCACCAAGGAAGCGGGGGAAGTAATCTCTAAGGATGTGGTGGTTGTGGCCGAAGAAGAAGTGAAGAAGGAAATCCAGGAGGGCGGTGgtgctgatgatgatgatgctgataGACGTCGATCTCTTTCTAACTTGTTTAAAGAG AATGAGGAAGGTAAGGGATCGGAGCAAGTAAAAGAGGAGGCGTCTCAGATCACACAAGATTCCACACCATCAGAAGCCAAGGCAGAAGAAGCTGAAAAGGTTGTTGATGCTCCCGTAACGTCGGGGATAGAAAAAGCACTGAAAGTTGCCTCAATTACAGCTGAGAGCCCTAGGGTGGAAACTTCTGAGGAGAAGAAGGTAGAGAAAGTAAAATCAGAAACTAAGACTCTTGCTGAGGAGAAAGTGGAAGAAGTAAAACTGGCGGTAGAGACTCCTGCAGAGAAGAAAGTAGAAGAAGTGAAACCAGCAGTAGAGACTCTTGCAGAAAAGAAAACAGAAGAGGCACCAGCTGCAACACATGCTCCAAAACCTGGAGCTCCCTTGGAGACAGAAGCAGAAGAAAAACCAGCTGCTTCAAAGGTAACTGTTACAGAAGAAAACAAGTCGAGCTAG
- the LOC107851252 gene encoding WAT1-related protein At1g68170-like: MAIMKTVILMVLSQIVSGSVNIFYKIAVADGMKVQIMVFYRLVFATAFMVPLAFIMERKRRPRLTWTILLQGVINGFLGAALGSNLLAESLIFTTTTFSSAMSNLTPAVTLIMAVILRMESLDMHRLGGKAKLLGTLLGIGGALVLNLYKGVKITLPHLNIHLLHTPNATATTAQWTAHGNIWGSLLAFLSCVSYASWLIFQGKMRQRYPMYSSTALMCFCGAIQAGIYAFIRERDSSAWNLGWNIRLFTPAYSGIASSGLGVTIIAWCTKLKGPLYVSSFYPLSLVFVAIVGTIVLPEELHLGSIVGSIFIVIGLYVVLWGKAQERVADPEALKRNENGVIEIISFAGVNQATAAVVPEFKTDDQILPKSAAANQEA; encoded by the exons ATGGCGATAATGAAAACAGTAATATTAATGGTGCTAAGTCAAATAGTATCTGGAAGTGTTAACATTTTCTACAAAATTGCTGTTGCTGATGGAATGAAAGTTCAAATTATGGTCTTCTATAGATTGGTTTTTGCTACTGCTTTCATGGTTCCTCTTGCTTTCATTATGGAAAG AAAAAGAAGACCAAGATTAACCTGGACAATACTCTTACAAGGTGTCATCAATGGATTTTTGGG GGCAGCACTTGGAAGCAACTTGTTAGCAGAGAGTTTAattttcacaacaacaacattttCATCAGCCATGTCTAACCTCACTCCTGCAGTTACATTAATTATGGCTGTAATTTTGAG GATGGAAAGCTTGGACATGCATAGATTAGGAGGAAAAGCCAAGTTGTTAGGAACTTTATTGGGCATTGGAGGAGCATTGGTTCTGAATCTTTATAAAGGAGTGAAGATCACATTACCACATTTGAATATCCATTTGCTTCACACTCCTAATGCCACTGCAACAACAGCACAATGGACAGCCCATGGCAATATTTGGGGCTCATTACTTGCttttttgagttgtgtttcaTATGCATCTTGGTTAATCTTTCAG GGCAAGATGAGGCAGAGGTACCCCATGTACTCAAGCACTGCCTTGATGTGTTTTTGTGGGGCAATCCAAGCAGGCATCTATGCTTTTATAAGGGAAAGGGATTCATCTGCCTGGAATCTTGGCTGGAACATCAGACTTTTCACTCCTGCTTATTCC GGCATTGCTTCTTCAGGATTAGGAGTAACCATAATAGCATGGTGCACAAAACTAAAAGGACCGCTCTATGTCTCATCGTTCTACCCGTTGTCACTTGTCTTTGTAGCCATTGTTGGTACAATTGTCCTTCCTGAGGAGCTGCACCTTGGAAG CATAGTAGGATCAATATTCATCGTTATTGGCTTATATGTTGTGTTATGGGGGAAGGCCCAAGAGAGAGTAGCTGATCCTGAAGCCTTAAAACGTAACGAAAATGGAGTCATTGAGATCATCTCATTTGCTGGTGTAAATCAGGCTACCGCTGCAGTAGTCCCAGAATTCAAAACTGATGATCAAATTCTTCCAAAATCAGCTGCAGCTAATCAGGAAGCATAA